A region of Cucumis melo cultivar AY chromosome 2, USDA_Cmelo_AY_1.0, whole genome shotgun sequence DNA encodes the following proteins:
- the LOC103491936 gene encoding protein FAF-like, chloroplastic: protein MSPLMIFQASYSNDKKQGIVAVLSSDSDHSQIQTSSLRRTLSADMSSHKWISLMKKTSSFQDFHNPKTEDETEGVDVWSSIIKESRQDSKPILDPYVHPLLKRSGKCLSEKSLEICTESLGSETGSDGFSSYPSSENGDTDDENEENMIESTQTFEMENQWKPVKISHKKSPPRRSLPPPLPTLSGPDGETLRMQPRRDNGRLVLEAMSVPSQNNFHAQRQDGRLVLTLINRHLINQVEKIDEWKMEEEEKGKEQKTTKLSEFPRGLLNTHRLASMMSSKTIALANRNPSLPPRPKAGQPIIGCVAPPVVASLNAYEYYWRTKPTGKAGTPLGQQPATFKSSSRKVMISKNRTANEEEKLVVLCSNGSCKEVRRTVVFWEPRCIATS from the exons ATGTCTCCATTGATGATCTTTCAAGCTTCTTATTCTAACGACAAAAAACAGGGCATCGTCGCTGTTCTTTCCTCCGACTCTGATCACTCTCAAATTCAAACTTCTTCACTTCGAAGAACTTTATCTGCTGATATGTCTTCCCATAAATGGATCTCTCTCATGAAAAAAACCTCTTCCTTCCAAGATTTTCACAACCCCAAAACAGAGGATGAAACAGAGGGTGTTGATGTTTGGAGCTCTATCATTAAAGAATCTCGGCAAGATTCGAAACCTATTTTGGATCCTTATGTTCATCCTCTTCTTAAGAGATCTGGGAAGTGTTTGAGTGAAAAGAGCCTTGAGATTTGTACAGAGAGTCTTGGTTCTGAGACGGGCTCTGATGGCTTCTCGTCGTATCCATCGTCGGAGAATGGAGATACCGATGATGAGAACGAGGAAAATATGATTGAAAGTACTCAAACATTTGAGATGGAGAATCAATGGAAGCCTGTGAAGATCAGCCATAAGAAATCGCCACCCCGTCGGTCGCTTCCTCCACCGTTGCCTACTCTTTCTGGGCCGGATGGCGAGACGTTGAGGATGCAGCCTCGCCGTGACAATGGACGTTTGGTCCTTGAGGCCATGTCGGTGCCTTCACAAAACAATTTTCATGCTCAACGTCAAGATGGTCGCCTTGTTCTCACACTCATCAATCGTCATCTAATCAATCAG GTCGAGAAAATCGACGAATGGAAAatggaagaagaggaaaaaggaaaagaacaaaaaacgACAAAATTATCAGAATTTCCAAGAGGGTTACTAAACACACACAGATTAGCATCAATGATGAGCAGCAAAACAATAGCTTTAGCCAACAGAAACCCATCACTCCCTCCACGCCCAAAAGCGGGTCAGCCGATAATAGGCTGTGTGGCACCGCCAGTGGTTGCGTCATTGAACGCCTATGAGTACTACTGGAGGACAAAGCCGACGGGGAAAGCGGGAACACCGCTTGGGCAGCAGCCGGCAACGTTCAAGAGCAGCAGCAGAAAAGTTATGATATCCAAGAACAGAACAGCAAATGAAGAAGAGAAATTGGTAGTATTGTGTTCAAATGGGAGTTGTAAGGAAGTGCGGCGGACGGTGGTGTTTTGGGAGCCACGGTGCATTGCCACCTCCTAA